A genomic stretch from Schistosoma haematobium chromosome 4, whole genome shotgun sequence includes:
- the PRDH1_1 gene encoding Proline dehydrogenase 1, mitochondrial, variant 2 (EggNog:ENOG410V4PN~COG:E), with protein sequence MSLSPLRSVLSNFRKPALASQSCISQCQSMLSSISGRQNQNISVTSHDEHTNSSNDQTFSFRDSKLAHVAKSNSEVIRALLVFKMCSFPTLVKYNKKLMDISRKIFGRSLFRLIMKMTFYGHFVAGENEASIQPLIMRLKKYGVKSILDYSVEKDIQEDEAVQIVKKSLSEVLQTPEKRPEAATKQYQISVRFANRTKQVVGARSYFYKSEYQCDHNMETFMKCIDVSSKYGEDRGFTAIKLTALGRPQLLQQMSDFLVQMKRLFFLLTKADNGQKGGLASLDLDNFRKKLEALGVKIAYDEEVKWFTLLDVSGDGVLDLLDWSHLKAFEYDLASLFILKNKKTGEVEQLVPTLTTEGIEEMRNMIKRVDTLANYAKSVGVRVMVDAEQSYFQPAIRRLIIEMMRLFNKDKAVIFGTYQCYLKEALESLTQDLNHAATENFYFGAKLVRGAYMDQERARAKELGYEDPICSDFNATTAMYESCLEEVFKAIKKRRSGQVSVMIASHNEDTVRYALKKMHVYNVAREDRLICFGQLLGMCDQISFTLSQAGYSVYKYVPYGPVEEVLPYLSRRALENGSVLNCTLRERQLLWSELKRRLSNGQFIYKP encoded by the exons atgtccctttcaccGTTGAGATCCGTTCTCAGTAACTTTCGAAAGCCTGCGTTAGCTTCTCAGTCATGTATCAGCCAATGTCAGTCCATGTTATCATCAATATCTGGCAGACAGAatcaaaatatttcagttaCTTCGCATGACGAACATACTAACTCTA gtaATGACCAAACTTTTAGTTTCAGAGATTCAAAACTGGCCCATGTGGCTAAGTCAAATTCAGAAGTTATTCGTGCATTACTAGTTTTCAAAATGTGCTCCTTTCCAACACTTGTTAAGTACAACAAAAAG CTTATGGATATTTCCAGGAAAATATTTGGAAGGTCGTTGTTCCGGTTAATAATGAAGATGACATTCTATGGACATTTTGTTGCGGGTGAGAATGAAGCCAGTATTCAACCATTAATTATGCGTCTCAAGAAGTATGGAGTGAAGTCAATACTTGACTATAGTGTTGAAAAGGACATACAAGAAGATGAGGCCGTTCAGATAGTAAA AAAAAGCTTAAGTGAAGTGTTACAAACCCCCGAAAAACGACCAGAGGCAGCCACTAAACAGTATCAAATCAGTGTTCGGTTTGCCAATCGTACGAAGCAGGTTGTTGGGGCTCGCTCGTACTTCTATAAGTCTGAATATCAGTGCGACCATAATATGGAGACATTTATGAAATGTATTGATGTTTCTTCAAAATACGGTGAAGATCGTGGTTTTACTGCAATTAAACTTACAGCACTCGGACGACCCCAACTTTTG CAACAAATGTCTGACTTTTTAGTGCAAATGAAACGACTGTTCTTCCTACTTACCAAAGCGGATAATGGACAGAAAGGTGGACTTGCATCGCTTGATCTAGACAATTTTCGTAAAAAACTGGAAGCATTAGGCGTGAAAATTGCATATGATGAAGAAGTTAAGTGGTTTACTTTGTTGGATGTCTCTGGAGATGG TGTTTTAGATTTACTTGATTGGAGTCACTTAAAGGCTTTTGAATACGACCTTGCAAGTCTGTTTATTCTAAAAAATAAAAAG ACTGGTGAAGTAGAACAGCTTGTACCTACACTTACAACTGAAGGTATTGAGGAAATGCGGAATATGATAAAACGTGTCGATACTTTAGCAAAC TATGCAAAATCTGTTGGAGTTCGAGTTATGGTGGATGCAGAGCAATCATATTTTCAACCTGCTATAAGAAGATTGATTATAGAAATGATGCGTCTATTTAATAAAGACAAGGCTGTAATATTTGGCACTTACCAGTGTTATCTGAAG GAAGCACTTGAATCACTTACCCAAGACTTAAATCATGCTGCTACAGAAAACTTTTACTTCGGTGCAAAGTTAGTTAGAGGGGCTTATATGGATCAG GAGCGTGCACGTGCCAAAGAGTTAGGGTACGAAGATCCAATTTGTTCAGACTTCAACGCTACAACAGCCATGTATGAATCATGTCTAGAGGAAGTGTTTAAAGCTATTAAAAAACGCAGAAGCGGTCAAGTTAGTGTTATGATAGCTAGTCATAATGAAGATACCGTTCGATATGCTTTAAAAAA AATGCATGTATATAATGTAGCACGGGAAGATCGACTTATTTGTTTTGGTCAATTGCTTGGGATGTGTGATCAGATTAGTTTCACATTAA GTCAAGCTGGCTACTCTGTATACAAATATGTTCCATATGGTCCTGTTGAAGAAGTTTTACCATATCTATCTAGACGTGCATTAGAAAATGGTTCCGTGTTAAATTGTACACTTAGAGAACGTCAGCTTTTATGGTCTGAATTGAAAAGACGTTTGTCGAATGGGCAATTCATTTATAAACCATAG
- the PRDH1_1 gene encoding Proline dehydrogenase 1, mitochondrial (EggNog:ENOG410V4PN~COG:E): protein MSLSPLRSVLSNFRKPALASQSCISQCQSMLSSISGRQNQNISVTSHDEHTNSSNDQTFSFRDSKLAHVAKSNSEVIRALLVFKMCSFPTLVKYNKKLMDISRKIFGRSLFRLIMKMTFYGHFVAGENEASIQPLIMRLKKYGVKSILDYSVEKDIQEDEAVQIVKKSLSEVLQTPEKRPEAATKQYQISVRFANRTKQVVGARSYFYKSEYQCDHNMETFMKCIDVSSKYGEDRGFTAIKLTALGRPQLLQQMSDFLVQMKRLFFLLTKADNGQKGGLASLDLDNFRKKLEALGVKIAYDEEVKWFTLLDVSGDGVLDLLDWSHLKAFEYDLASLFILKNKKTGEVEQLVPTLTTEGIEEMRNMIKRVDTLANYAKSVGVRVMVDAEQSYFQPAIRRLIIEMMRLFNKDKAVIFGTYQCYLKEALESLTQDLNHAATENFYFGAKLVRGAYMDQERARAKELGYEDPICSDFNATTAMYESCLEEVFKAIKKRRSGQVSVMIASHNEDTVRYALKKMHVYNVAREDRLICFGQLLGMCDQISFTLSKLIIFLF from the exons atgtccctttcaccGTTGAGATCCGTTCTCAGTAACTTTCGAAAGCCTGCGTTAGCTTCTCAGTCATGTATCAGCCAATGTCAGTCCATGTTATCATCAATATCTGGCAGACAGAatcaaaatatttcagttaCTTCGCATGACGAACATACTAACTCTA gtaATGACCAAACTTTTAGTTTCAGAGATTCAAAACTGGCCCATGTGGCTAAGTCAAATTCAGAAGTTATTCGTGCATTACTAGTTTTCAAAATGTGCTCCTTTCCAACACTTGTTAAGTACAACAAAAAG CTTATGGATATTTCCAGGAAAATATTTGGAAGGTCGTTGTTCCGGTTAATAATGAAGATGACATTCTATGGACATTTTGTTGCGGGTGAGAATGAAGCCAGTATTCAACCATTAATTATGCGTCTCAAGAAGTATGGAGTGAAGTCAATACTTGACTATAGTGTTGAAAAGGACATACAAGAAGATGAGGCCGTTCAGATAGTAAA AAAAAGCTTAAGTGAAGTGTTACAAACCCCCGAAAAACGACCAGAGGCAGCCACTAAACAGTATCAAATCAGTGTTCGGTTTGCCAATCGTACGAAGCAGGTTGTTGGGGCTCGCTCGTACTTCTATAAGTCTGAATATCAGTGCGACCATAATATGGAGACATTTATGAAATGTATTGATGTTTCTTCAAAATACGGTGAAGATCGTGGTTTTACTGCAATTAAACTTACAGCACTCGGACGACCCCAACTTTTG CAACAAATGTCTGACTTTTTAGTGCAAATGAAACGACTGTTCTTCCTACTTACCAAAGCGGATAATGGACAGAAAGGTGGACTTGCATCGCTTGATCTAGACAATTTTCGTAAAAAACTGGAAGCATTAGGCGTGAAAATTGCATATGATGAAGAAGTTAAGTGGTTTACTTTGTTGGATGTCTCTGGAGATGG TGTTTTAGATTTACTTGATTGGAGTCACTTAAAGGCTTTTGAATACGACCTTGCAAGTCTGTTTATTCTAAAAAATAAAAAG ACTGGTGAAGTAGAACAGCTTGTACCTACACTTACAACTGAAGGTATTGAGGAAATGCGGAATATGATAAAACGTGTCGATACTTTAGCAAAC TATGCAAAATCTGTTGGAGTTCGAGTTATGGTGGATGCAGAGCAATCATATTTTCAACCTGCTATAAGAAGATTGATTATAGAAATGATGCGTCTATTTAATAAAGACAAGGCTGTAATATTTGGCACTTACCAGTGTTATCTGAAG GAAGCACTTGAATCACTTACCCAAGACTTAAATCATGCTGCTACAGAAAACTTTTACTTCGGTGCAAAGTTAGTTAGAGGGGCTTATATGGATCAG GAGCGTGCACGTGCCAAAGAGTTAGGGTACGAAGATCCAATTTGTTCAGACTTCAACGCTACAACAGCCATGTATGAATCATGTCTAGAGGAAGTGTTTAAAGCTATTAAAAAACGCAGAAGCGGTCAAGTTAGTGTTATGATAGCTAGTCATAATGAAGATACCGTTCGATATGCTTTAAAAAA AATGCATGTATATAATGTAGCACGGGAAGATCGACTTATTTGTTTTGGTCAATTGCTTGGGATGTGTGATCAGATTAGTTTCACATTAAGTAAGttaatcatttttttgttttga